The sequence GATTGGCGAAGTGGCAGGCGAACTGGCCAGCGCCATTCCCGCCGGAGCCGTGATCAGCGACGTCGGCTCATCCAAGCAGAGCGTGGCAGAGGCGCTGGCGAAGGCCTTGCCAGGTCACACCGTCATCCCGGCCCACCCGGTGGCGGGGACCGAGCGTTCCGGGCCGGATGCGGGCTTTGCCAGCCTGTTCCTGGGCCGCTGGTGCATCGTCACCCCGCCCGAGGGCGCGGATGCGGCCAAGGTCGCGGCGCTGTCTGCTTTCTGGGAGGGCCTGGGCGCCAAGGTCGAGCTGATGGATGCCCAGCATCATGACCTGGTTCTGGCCGTCACCAGCCACCTCCCGCACCTGATCGCCTATACCATCGTCGGCACGGCCTCCGATCTTGAGGGCGTGACGCAGAGCGAGGTCATCAAGTACTCGGCCGGCGGTTTCCGCGACTTCACCCGTATCGCCGCCTCCGACCCGACAATGTGGCGCGACGTGTTCCTGACCAACAAGGACGCCGTGCTCGAAATGCTCCAGCGCTTCAGCGAGGATCTGACCGCGCTGCAGCGGGCGATCCGGTGGGGCGATGGCGATACGCTGTTCGACCTGTTCACCCGCACCCGCGCGATCCGCCGCTCGATCATCGCCGAAGGCCAGGACGATGCGCGGCCCGACTTCGGCCGCAGCGATCACGCCGGTTAAGCGGGATGGGTTAGACCAGCAGGAAGACTGCGGCGATTACCCACATCACGGCGGTCGCCAGCCAGCCCACGGCCTTCAACCGCCGCGACAGCACCAGCTTGCCCATGACCTTGGGATTGGTCGCGATGAACATGGTGACGGTCATCAGCGGCGGAGCGAGCAGGCCGTTGACCACGGCCGCCCAGTAGAGCGCCTTCATCGGATCGATGCCGATGAAATTGAGCGCGATCCCGCCCGCTGTTGCCAACACGATCACGCCGTAGAAAGCCTTTGCTTCCTTGGGCTTGCGGTTCAAACCTTCAGTCCAGCCGAAGGTTTCGCTCACCGCATAGGCAGCGCTCCCGGCCAGGACCGGCACGGCCAGCAGGCCGGTGCCGATGATCCCGACCGCAAACAGCGCGAAGGCCAGATTTCCGGCAATCGGGCGCAGCGCCTCGGCCGCCTGGGCCGCGCTTTCGATCTCGCGCACGCCATTGGCGTGCAGCGTCGCCGCGGTGGCGATCACGATGCACAGCGCGACCAGGTGCGAGAAGCCCATGCCGACCAGCGTATCGAGCCGGATCCGGCGCAGTTCCGGCCCGGCATCCCGCGGGCTGATGTGGAGCGGCTTGGTGTGGCGGCGGTGCTGTTCCTCCACCTCCTGCCCGGCCTGCCAGAAGAACAGGTAGGGGCTGATCGTGGTCCCGAAGATCGCCACCAGGGCCATCGCGTGATCGCGATCGAAGCTGAATTGCGGCACCAGCAGGCCGCGCGCAGCCTCACCCAGTGGCACATTGGCCACCAGCACCACGCCGACATAGGCAAACAGTGACAGCGTGGCCCACTTCAGCACGCGGGCGTAGCTGTTGTAGCTCAGGAACACTTCCAGCAGCACGCTGACCACCCCGAAACCGACGGTATAGGCCAGCACCGGCCCGGGGATCAGCAGCGCGACCGCCGCGCCCATCGCGCCAAGGTCCGCGCCGAGGTTGATGACATTGGCCACCAGCAGCAGGATCACCACCACGCGCAGCAAGGCGGGCGAATAGTGCCGCCGCAGGTTCTGGGCGATGCCGCGTCCAGTCGTCGCGCCGATCCGCGCGCAGATCGCCTGGATCGCGGCGAGGAGCGGAAAGCCGAAGACTAGCGTCCAGCCCATGCCATAGCCGAACTGCGCGCCGACCTGGCTGTAAGTGCCGACGCCCGAGGGATCGTCATCCGCCGCGCCCGTAACCAGCCCTGGCCCCAGCACGTCGAGCGGGGAGCGCCGGGCCTGGTCGCTCACGCGGCGGGGCCGTTCAGGGCGTTGATCGCATCCTGGACCCGCGCCTCGATTTCCTCGCGCGGGAGGCCCGGCGGAATCGTTTCGCCGATCCGGTAAGTCACTGTCCCGGACTGCTTGAGCCAGCGGTGGTAAAGCGGCCCGCTGTTGGCCGCGACCGGCACGACAGGCAGGCCAAGCAGCTTGTAAAGCCCGGCAAACCCGGCCTGCAACTCGCCGCGCTGGCCAAAGGGCACACGGGTGCCTTCCGGGAAGATCACCAGCGGCCGGCCCTCAGCGCTATAGGCGCGCGCCGCGCTCAGCATCTTGCGCAGCGCCGAAGCACCCTGGTCACGCTGGACCGCGATCAGGCCATAGCGCTGGCCGACCTTGCCCCAGACCGGAATGCGCATCAGTTCCGCCTTGGCGAAAACCACCGGGCGATCAAAGAAGCCGGGGACGTAGATCGCCTCGTAGAATGACTGGTGTTTCATCGCGATCAGGATTGGGCCCTTGGGGATCTCACCCTCTACTACCAGTTTGATGCCCAACAGGTTCCGCGCGATCGCCGCATGAAAGCGCGACCAGCGCTCCACCGTCAGTCGGAAGGCCCGGTCCATCCCCAAGGCATACTGTGCCGCAGCCAGCAGCACATAGGCCGGGCTGCCCAGATAGAAGGCCATGTAGAAAAGGAAGTTGCGCAGCAGGATCATGACGGGTCACTGCGGCCGTAGCGCAGCAGCAAGGCTGCGCGCCAGATACTTGTTGTATTCGCGAAACAGGGTCGACAGGCTCGGGCGCGTCGGCACGGCATCGGCAACAATGGTGACGCCAGGCGGGGCCAACCGGTCCAGTTCCAACCGGGCGCGGCGCATATGCCAGTCACTGGTCACCAGGCGCACGCTCTCAACCCGCTGACGCCTTAGCCATTCGGCGGTTTCCAGCGCATTCGACTGGGTGTCCATCGCCTGATATCCCAGCGTAACACAGCAAGCCATCCGCGCGGGGCGCACGCGATACTCGATCGCAAACTCGTATGGCTTGACGCTGCGATCCACGCCCGAGACCAGGAGCCGCCGCGACCAGCCGCGCTTGACCGCTTCAAGTCCGCGCTCAATTCGCCCGGCCCCGCCCGTCAGCACGACCACGCCATCGGTGCGCTCCTCACCCGCCGGTTGCGGCAGATTTACGGCGAACAGCACAAAGCCCAGCGCCCAGATCAGAACAATGAAACCGAAGAACCGGCCAAGCGTGCGAGCCATGATCAAAGCATCCGCCGCAGCGCGCGCAGCACGGTCCAGCGCGCGGTCAACATGGCGAGACCCACCCCGCCGACCGGGACCAGCGCCAGCAGCAGCCAATCAACCCAGCCCAGCGCACCGCCATTGACCAATCCGGCGTCGAGCCCGGCAAACTGCTGTCCCAGCAGCAGCACGGCCACCAGGCCAAGCCCCAGGCCGATTGCCCCGCCTCCAGCCGCATCGAAGCCAACCGAACGCTGGAACAGTCGCGCGATCTGTTGATCGGTGCCGCCCAGCAGATGGACGATCTCGATCGTCTCGCGATTGGTGCCAAGCGCATTGCGCACCGCCAGCAGCACCACCGCCGCCAGCGCCGCTGCCAGCAGGCCGACGAGGGCCAGGGCCAGCAGCCGTAGCGAATCGATCGCGCCAAAGACCGGCCGCAGCCAGGTCGACTGGGCATCCACGCGCGCATTGGGTGTCACTTCGCGCAGCAGGCGCCGCAGCGAACCAAGCTTTTCGCCCGTCACCTCTTCGCGCAGCCGCACGTCGACGATCGCCGGGACAGGGATTTCCTGTCCCTCGATCACCAGCCCGCCAAGCCATGGCTCGATCAACTGCTCAACCTCTTCCTGGCTGACCACGGTTGCCGCATCGATCCCCGGCACGGCGTTAAGCCGCTTTGCAGCAGCTTCGGCCTGGCGCAACCGCGCCGTGGGATCCGCTTCGACGATCTGGACTGTCACCCCGCCAGCCAAGGTATCGGCGGCATTGCGCGCAACATTGCTGGCGGCAAGACCAGCAGCAGCGGCGATGACCGTCAGCGCGACCATGATCGCGATCACCCAGGGCATCGGCCCGGCCAGGCGTGACTGCGGAACCAGCTCGGTATCGTTGAGGCCCGAGAGCGACCGCAATCCGCGCATCAGCGAACTGCCCGGTACCGGGGGAAGTTTGATCGCCATGCCGCTCAGCCCTGCATCGACCGCGGGCGCGGCGGATAGCGCAGCGCACCGGTTGGATCGGACAGCCGCCCCTTGTCGAGCCGCATAATCAGCGAATCCGGCACCTTCTTGAGCAGGTGGACATCGTGGGTCGCGACAACCACGGTCGTTCCCAGCCGGTTGAGTGCTTCGAACAACCGCAGCAGTTTGACCGCCATGTCAGGATCGACGTTACCGGTCGGCTCGTCGGCGACCAGCAGTTCGGGTCGGCCGATCACGGCCCGGGCGATCGCCACGCGTTGCTGCTCTCCGCCCGAAAGCTGGGCCGGGCGGGCCTGCATCCGGTCAGCCAGGCCAACCCATTCAAGCATGTCGGTGACGGGCTTCGTCAGCTCGCGCTCGGCTACCCCGGCCACCCGCAAGGGCAGCGCAACGTTGTCATAGGCCGAGAGATGCTCGACCAGCCGGAAGTTCTGGAACACCACGCCCAACCGGCGGCGGAAGCCCGGCAGGCGATCGCGCGGCAGGGTGATCGCATCGGTGCCGAACATCCGGATCATCCCGCGCGACGGGCGCTGGGCGAGATAGAGCAGCTTGAGCAGCGAGGTCTTGCCGGCACCACTCGCCCCGGTCAGGAAATAGAAGCTGCCCGGGAAAAGCGTGAACGAAACATCGCTCAGCACCTCGCGATCGGTGCCATAGCGCAGCCCGACATTGTCGAAATGCACGATCTCCCCGGGGCCGGCTGTGGTCATCCTGGAGTTCCGGGGGTCATCGCGGGCAAGGTCAATCCGGCAAGAGGGTTCTTCGCGGGCGGCTATAGCGACCAATCAATGTGGAAAAAAGGGCAATGCAGCGCAGCTTCACCGTCCTTGCGCTTGCTCCCTTGCGGCACACCATGCTTAACGGTGGCACGATGATCATCGCGTGCCCCGCCTGTGCCACCCGTTATGTCGTGCCCGACAGTGCGATCGGCGTCGACGGGCGGACCGTGCGCTGTGCCAAGTGCAAGCACAACTGGTTCCAGGAAGGCCCGCAGATCGCGCCGCCACCCGCGCCGGCACCAGTGCCACCGCCGCCGCCAACGCCCGAGCCGGAAGCTGCTGAGCCGCCCAAGGCCGAAGCCGAAGCCGCGCCGCCCACTTCGGGCTGGAACTGGTCGGAACCGGCGGAACCGGCAGCCGAACCGGCCGATGCTGCTTCAAAGCCTGAGTCCGAAGCACCGACTGAGCCCGAACCGCAGCCGGCACCTGAACCGGAACAGGAACCTGCTCCGGCCAGCCACCGGCTGGATGCCGCACCGCCGGTAGACGAGGTTCCCGTCCCGCCGGTCTATTCCGAACCGATCTATCAAAGTCCCTATGGCGACTATGACGAGGCTTCGCAGTTCGACCACCAGCCGCTGCTGGCACCGCGGCGCAATCCGGCCCGGATGTGGATGATGGCCGCCGTGCTGTTCGCCGCGATCTCGATCGGGGCAGTCGGCGCAACGGCCTGGTACGGCCTGCCGGACTGGATGCCCTTCGCCAAGCCGGTTTTCGCCAAAGAGCAGCCGGGGCTGAAGCTGGAATTTCCGCCGCGCCAGCAGGACCGCTATCAACTGCCCAACGGCACCTGGTATTTCGGCGCCAACGGCACGGTCACCAACACCTCGCAAAGCCCGCGTTCGGTGCCGGGGATCCTGATCGTGCTGCGCGAAAAAGGCGGGCGGATCGTCTATAGCGCCGAAGTCCGCTCACCCAAGCGCGTCCTGGCGCCAGGTGAAAGCGCCGACATTCGCGAGGCCCTGGTACCGGTACCCAAGTCCGGCGTGCGGGCTGAATTCGGCTGGAAGCCAAACTAGGCTATTCGAACTCGATCAGCGCCTGCCCGGTGCCATTGCGCCGGACCTGGCGGTGTGGCTCCTGCGGGCCGGGATCAATCGTCGCTCGCGCTGCCGAAACGATCTCGACCGTCGCCAAGGCCACAGCCTGAACCCCGCCGCGCGGCGCTTCGGGTGCCGGCGCAGAAGCGCCTGCGGCAACGGTCAGCAGGAGCAGGGGAGCAATCATCGCCATAGGTAAACGGCGAATTTACCATAACCGCAATCGTTCAGAACGGGACGTCCCGGCCCGGCACAGTACGTGTAAGGTGCCGCGCCCTTTCCGCGCTTGCACCCCCCGGAACCCTTTGCTAATGGCCCGCTCCTACCCCCCCGGGGCGACAAGCTTCGCCCCGTTGATTTAGCGGTCGTGGCGGAATTGGTAGACGCGCAACGTTGAGGTCGTTGTGGGCGAAAGCCCGTGGAAGTTCGAGTCTTCTCGACCGCACCAATCAGTCTCACAAGGTAACCGAGTTTGGCCTTCGGGCATCGCATGCCCGAAGAACGGCGCAGTTCCGCGCGGTTTAAGGGCTGGGCCTAATAGGGTTGAAGCCAGAGACTCTTGGCGGCACTCCGGCTGCAGCCAACAACTCATATAAAGGCAAAACGCCAGGACTCTGAATCGCAGTGAATTATCGCCATTCTTTCCATGCCGGCAACAGCGCCGATGTCGTGAAGCACAGCCTGCTGATCGCACTCGTGCGGGCCTTGCAGCACAAGCAGAGCGCATTGACCCTGATCGATACCCATGCCGGCTGCGGGCTGTACGATCTTGCTGGCGAGGAGGCAGGCCGCACCGGCGAGGCCGCACAGGGCGTGCTGCGGGCCTTTGCCGATCCGAACCCCTTGCTGGGCGAATACCGTGCCGCCGTAGAGGCGGTGAATGACGGAGATACCGGGGGAGCAGCACCGCGCCTCTACCCCGGCTCGCCGCGGATTCTGGCGCAGCTTCTGCGCCCGCAGGACTTCCTGATTCTGAATGAAAAGCATCCTCAGGATGTCGATACTCTGCGCAGCGCAATGCGCGGCACATCTGCCGCCGTGCATGCGCGCGACGCTTACGAATTCTGGCTGGCGATGCTGCCGACCCGATCCCCTCGCGGTGTGGTTGTGGTTGACCCGCCGTACGAGCAGACGGACGAACGCGCTCGCATCACGGCCACGCTCGCCGCGGCACACCGCAAATGGGCACATGGCGTGACGGTGATCTGGTATCCGCTGAAAGACCGCGCCACGCAATCGCGGTGGAAGCAGCAGCTGCGCCGGCTCGGAATCCCCAAGTTCCTGTGCGTGGAACATTGGCTTTACGACAGCGATCAGCCGGGCAGCTATAACGGCGCCGGTCTCTTTATCGTGAACCCGCCCTACGCCTTTTCGCAGGCGCTGCCGCCGCTGTTGGAAGCCCTGCGCGCCGCGCTGGCGCCCGAGGGGCACCGGGGCGAGATCACGGCGGATTGGCTGAACGACTAAGCTAAACGAAGGCTGGCGTGCAGCTAGTTGCCATCAGCATCGACCACGAAAACGATCGGCTTTCCCCGCGAAGCGGGCTCCCAACCGGCCTGCAAGGCTGCTTGGATGCCCCTGATTATGACCGCGTCACTGACCTGAAGCCGGCCGCGCTGCATGCCCTTCAGCAAGCGCTTCGGCGGGGGGAATTCCAGCAAGGCGCCGCGCTGTGTGTGCCTGCGCAGCAAAGCGACAGTCATGCCTTTCCAGCCTTCAGACTCGCCCCACTGCGGCTCGCTGCGCAGCTCCCACTCGTATTGAAACCCGTCGACGTCGACGATACCGGAAAGCTTGTGGATCTTGGTCATGCTGCCAGACCTAGCAGGTCTACGTCCACAAACCACCGGGGGTTGCAGATCGGCGCACCTGGACGACCGCCTGCTTCGTGGAGTGCCAGATCAGCACGCAATGACTCGTGTGCTCGGCGTGCGCAGTCATCGCAATGATCGCGGCGGATTGTGTGAAACCTAGATCCTAAGTTGGCTACCAAGCTCGACAACACGGTTGGCGGGCAGGCGGTAGTAATCCATCGCCGACTCCGAAACCTTGAGCAGCCAGGCGAACAGGTGTTCGCGCCACAATGCCATGCCGGCCACTTCTTTTGCGGCGATCAGCTTTTGCCGCCCAAGGAAATAGCTGGTCCGCATGGGCTCGAGACCGATGCCGTGTTGGCTGATGGGTGCCAAGTCACGCGGAATGTCAATTTCCTCGGTAAAGCCATAGTGCAGGATCACCCGCGTGAAGCCGTGGCCCACGCTGCGCATCTCCAACCGCTTTTCCGCCTCAACTCGCGGAGTTTCCTCTACCGCCACGGTCAACAGCACGACATTTTCATGCAGGACCTGGTTATGCTTGAGGTTGTGCAGCAGCGCTGCAGGAACGCCCTCCCTTGCGGCAGAAAGGAACACCGAGGTGCCCTTGACCCGGTGGACCGAGGCAGCGGTGGACTTGACGAAAACCTCAAGCGGTATGGCATCGGCTAGCAAGTGATGGCGAAGCACACTTCGCCCCTTGGCCCAGGTCGTCAGCACAGTGAAGATAACGCCCGCGACCAGCAAGGGCACCCAACCGCCGTCGGCGATCTTGGCGATGTTGGACAGGAAGAACGATACGTCCACGAGGGCAAACAGCCCAATCGTTGCTGCCGCTGCCCACGGCTTCCAGCGCCATACCTTGAACAGCAGGAAAGCAAGCATGGCCGTGGTTATCAGCATGGTGCCGACCACCGAGATGCCATAGGCCGAGGCCAGCCGTGTGGATTCCTGGAAGCCCAGCACCAGCACAAGCACCATGACCAACAGGCCCCAATTGATAGCAGGCATGTAGATCTGCCCAGCGGATTTCTCACTGGTGTGGAGGATCTTGAAGCGCGGCAGAAACCCAAGCTGGATCGCCTGGTGCGTGACCGAGAAAGCGCCTGAGATCACTGCCTGACTGGCGATGATCGTTGCCAAGGTCGCAAGGATGATCAGCGGCAGGCGTGCCCAATCAGGGGCCATCAGATAGAACGGGTTCTCCACCGCCGCCGGATTGGCAAGCAGCAGCGCCCCCTGGCCCATGTAGTTGAGCATCAGGCAAGGGAAAACCAGGACTAGCCAACTCGCCCCGATTGCCTTGCGGCCGAAATGGCCCATGTCGGCATAGAGCGTCTCCGCACCCGTTACGGCAAGGAAAACGGATCCCATCGCGAGGAAGGCGAGGCGGGGATCCTTCTGGAAGAATTCAAGCGCCCATACTGGGTTGAAGATGGCCAGGATTTCCGGCCGCGCAGCAATATTGACCACGCCAAGCGTGGCGAGCGTCCCGAAATAGACCAGCACAATAGGACCGAACAGCGCGCCCACCTTTGCCGTGCCGCGGGACTGGATGAAAAACAGTCCCAGCAGGATCAGCACGGCAATCGGCAAGACCAAAGGCTCAAGCCGCGCCTCGACGATAGTCAGCCCCTCGACAGCGGAGAGCACCGAGATTGCCGGGGTCAGCATGGCGTCGCCATAAAACAGGGCGGCAGCAGCCACGCCCAGTACCATGAGCAACGCCTTGCGCCGGTCATCGAGGTGGCTCGAGATCAGTGCCAGCAGCGCGAAGGAGCCGCCCTCACCCCGGTTGTCGGCCCGCATGGCGACGAAGACATATTTGACCGTAACGATCAGCATCAGTGACCAGAACACGAGGCTGAGCACGCCAAAGATATGCACCCGATCGACAGCCAGCGGGTGCGGGCCGATGAAACTTTCCTTCATCGCGTAAAGCGGGGAGGTGCCAATATCGCCGAATACGACGCCGATGGCGCCGAGCATGAGAACGGGAAAGCTGTCCTTCTGCGGCTGGGGTGAGGGGGCTTGGTTAGCTGCGCGAACGCGGGCCGAAGTGCTGTGTGACATGTCTTCATTGTGGGCGCTCGCGGCATAAAGATTCCATGTGGATTTCGTGGGTACATGGCATAATTGCTCGACGCCGCAGAACCTTGGTTGCATCTTCGCGCCATGAGAGACGCCCCAACCGTCGTGTCGGACCTCGACCGCTCAATCGGCATGAAGCTCGCTGCATATTGCGGCGCCTTGTTGCTTGTCGTTCTTTCGACTGCTTTCGGGCTCTACCTCGCCTCCCGCTGGGGGAATTCGCCGGTAGTGATGCTGTACCTGCTGCCCGTGCTGGGGGCGGCGATTTACGGCGGGCTAGGCCCGGGGCTGGTCGCGGCGGTGGCCTCAGCGCTGGCCTATAATTACTGGTTCACCGAGCCCCTGCATACGTTCGAGATTCATGCTGCGGCCGATGTGGTGACCGTGGTCGTGTTGTTCCTTGTCGCCGTGGTCTGTAGCCAGCTGGCGTCATCGGTCCGGCGGCAGGCGCAACTGGCTTCCCAGCATGCGGCGCGCAATGCCATGATTGCTGGCTTCGCCCGCCGCCTGCTTTCCGCGCGCAGTGAGACGCAGGTTGCCGAAGCGAGCGCACTTCGGCTCGCAGAATTGTTTGATTGCCATGTCGTCGTGCTGGGTCAGAATGACGATGGTGAGCTGCTCGCGCAGTCGTCAGCTGAAGCGGCGCTCAGCCCAAGTGATCTCGCTGCGGCATCGTTTACGCTCCAGTCGGGCGAGCGCTCCGGACGCGGGGAAAAGCGCGCACCGCAGGCCGACTGGCAGTTCCACGTCGTCACGGCGGACGGCCAGGTTGTCGCTGTGGTCGGTCTCGCGCGAACCGATGGCACTCCGCCCGTGCGCGATGATGGACTGCTCTTGTTTGAAAGCTTGACTGACCAGATGGCCCTCGCGCTCGACCGCGCGCGGCTTGATGGCGAGGCGCGCGAGAGTGCGGCATTACGCCTGCGCGACAAGATCCGCTCTGCGCTCCTCACCTCGATCGGCGATGATGTGAAGCCCAGTCTGAAGGCGATCCAAGGCGCCGTCCGTGCGCTGCGCCGCGAAGGCAGCGCCAACAAGGCGCTGGTAACGCAACTTGATGCCGAGGTTACCCGGGTCGAACGGCATATCGACAACCTCGTCGATGTCGGTCCGGCCGAGCAGTATGAGGCGATTGAACTTGGCGAGCTCTCAATCGATCTGCACCGCCGCAAGGTTTTGCGAGGCGGCGAAGCGGTGCGCCTGACGCCGAAGGAGTTCGCTGTCCTTGCCGAGCTTGCCAAGCACACAGGCCGCGTGCTGACCCACACCCAGCTTCTTCGCGCCGTCTGGGGACCGGCGCAGCAGGACCATGTCGACTACCTGCGCGTTGCGGTGGGAGCCCTGCGCAAGAAGCTGGAATGTGATCCAGCCCGGCCAAAGCTTATCCTCAACGAACCTGGTGTTGGCTACCGCCTGGTCGCGCAGAGCCCGGCGAAATCGCCAACCGGATGAGCGAATGGTCGGTTCGCACGGCTAGGTTAGTACCATTGAGGGCGGCAATATCATCGGCCGCGATGATGGGCCGCCCGTTTGAAAACGGGCGGCCCATTGCGACCCTTGGGATGTCCCTAACTTTGGTGCGGCGGCAGCCGATGCCTGCCGGTCTTGCTTTTCTGCCTTTGGCCTAGGCCGGAGTCTTGGCGGCTGAATCCGTGCCTGCAAGCATTGCGATGATCTGTTCCGTCGTGGAAACTTGGGTGGGGAGTGCACTAGCCCCAGGTTCTGGCGCTGGCGAAAGGGCCGGTGCTTCAACCGGCGCGGGCTCGGCCGAAGGTGCAGGTTCGGTGCGGCGGCCTGCACGGAAATCCGCCAGCGATTTTCTG comes from Novosphingobium ginsenosidimutans and encodes:
- a CDS encoding lysophospholipid acyltransferase family protein → MILLRNFLFYMAFYLGSPAYVLLAAAQYALGMDRAFRLTVERWSRFHAAIARNLLGIKLVVEGEIPKGPILIAMKHQSFYEAIYVPGFFDRPVVFAKAELMRIPVWGKVGQRYGLIAVQRDQGASALRKMLSAARAYSAEGRPLVIFPEGTRVPFGQRGELQAGFAGLYKLLGLPVVPVAANSGPLYHRWLKQSGTVTYRIGETIPPGLPREEIEARVQDAINALNGPAA
- a CDS encoding NRAMP family divalent metal transporter, translated to MSDQARRSPLDVLGPGLVTGAADDDPSGVGTYSQVGAQFGYGMGWTLVFGFPLLAAIQAICARIGATTGRGIAQNLRRHYSPALLRVVVILLLVANVINLGADLGAMGAAVALLIPGPVLAYTVGFGVVSVLLEVFLSYNSYARVLKWATLSLFAYVGVVLVANVPLGEAARGLLVPQFSFDRDHAMALVAIFGTTISPYLFFWQAGQEVEEQHRRHTKPLHISPRDAGPELRRIRLDTLVGMGFSHLVALCIVIATAATLHANGVREIESAAQAAEALRPIAGNLAFALFAVGIIGTGLLAVPVLAGSAAYAVSETFGWTEGLNRKPKEAKAFYGVIVLATAGGIALNFIGIDPMKALYWAAVVNGLLAPPLMTVTMFIATNPKVMGKLVLSRRLKAVGWLATAVMWVIAAVFLLV
- a CDS encoding YdcF family protein; the protein is MARTLGRFFGFIVLIWALGFVLFAVNLPQPAGEERTDGVVVLTGGAGRIERGLEAVKRGWSRRLLVSGVDRSVKPYEFAIEYRVRPARMACCVTLGYQAMDTQSNALETAEWLRRQRVESVRLVTSDWHMRRARLELDRLAPPGVTIVADAVPTRPSLSTLFREYNKYLARSLAAALRPQ
- a CDS encoding potassium transporter Kup; translated protein: MSHSTSARVRAANQAPSPQPQKDSFPVLMLGAIGVVFGDIGTSPLYAMKESFIGPHPLAVDRVHIFGVLSLVFWSLMLIVTVKYVFVAMRADNRGEGGSFALLALISSHLDDRRKALLMVLGVAAAALFYGDAMLTPAISVLSAVEGLTIVEARLEPLVLPIAVLILLGLFFIQSRGTAKVGALFGPIVLVYFGTLATLGVVNIAARPEILAIFNPVWALEFFQKDPRLAFLAMGSVFLAVTGAETLYADMGHFGRKAIGASWLVLVFPCLMLNYMGQGALLLANPAAVENPFYLMAPDWARLPLIILATLATIIASQAVISGAFSVTHQAIQLGFLPRFKILHTSEKSAGQIYMPAINWGLLVMVLVLVLGFQESTRLASAYGISVVGTMLITTAMLAFLLFKVWRWKPWAAAATIGLFALVDVSFFLSNIAKIADGGWVPLLVAGVIFTVLTTWAKGRSVLRHHLLADAIPLEVFVKSTAASVHRVKGTSVFLSAAREGVPAALLHNLKHNQVLHENVVLLTVAVEETPRVEAEKRLEMRSVGHGFTRVILHYGFTEEIDIPRDLAPISQHGIGLEPMRTSYFLGRQKLIAAKEVAGMALWREHLFAWLLKVSESAMDYYRLPANRVVELGSQLRI
- a CDS encoding prephenate/arogenate dehydrogenase family protein encodes the protein MSFERVAIIGLGLLGGSIGLAVQDRLPGVATTGWDRDPATRARAAERGLVGTVCETGAEAVAQADLVIFCVPVGAIGEVAGELASAIPAGAVISDVGSSKQSVAEALAKALPGHTVIPAHPVAGTERSGPDAGFASLFLGRWCIVTPPEGADAAKVAALSAFWEGLGAKVELMDAQHHDLVLAVTSHLPHLIAYTIVGTASDLEGVTQSEVIKYSAGGFRDFTRIAASDPTMWRDVFLTNKDAVLEMLQRFSEDLTALQRAIRWGDGDTLFDLFTRTRAIRRSIIAEGQDDARPDFGRSDHAG
- a CDS encoding cell division protein FtsX; the protein is MAIKLPPVPGSSLMRGLRSLSGLNDTELVPQSRLAGPMPWVIAIMVALTVIAAAAGLAASNVARNAADTLAGGVTVQIVEADPTARLRQAEAAAKRLNAVPGIDAATVVSQEEVEQLIEPWLGGLVIEGQEIPVPAIVDVRLREEVTGEKLGSLRRLLREVTPNARVDAQSTWLRPVFGAIDSLRLLALALVGLLAAALAAVVLLAVRNALGTNRETIEIVHLLGGTDQQIARLFQRSVGFDAAGGGAIGLGLGLVAVLLLGQQFAGLDAGLVNGGALGWVDWLLLALVPVGGVGLAMLTARWTVLRALRRML
- a CDS encoding MJ0042-type zinc finger domain-containing protein, whose product is MQRSFTVLALAPLRHTMLNGGTMIIACPACATRYVVPDSAIGVDGRTVRCAKCKHNWFQEGPQIAPPPAPAPVPPPPPTPEPEAAEPPKAEAEAAPPTSGWNWSEPAEPAAEPADAASKPESEAPTEPEPQPAPEPEQEPAPASHRLDAAPPVDEVPVPPVYSEPIYQSPYGDYDEASQFDHQPLLAPRRNPARMWMMAAVLFAAISIGAVGATAWYGLPDWMPFAKPVFAKEQPGLKLEFPPRQQDRYQLPNGTWYFGANGTVTNTSQSPRSVPGILIVLREKGGRIVYSAEVRSPKRVLAPGESADIREALVPVPKSGVRAEFGWKPN
- a CDS encoding 23S rRNA (adenine(2030)-N(6))-methyltransferase RlmJ, encoding MNYRHSFHAGNSADVVKHSLLIALVRALQHKQSALTLIDTHAGCGLYDLAGEEAGRTGEAAQGVLRAFADPNPLLGEYRAAVEAVNDGDTGGAAPRLYPGSPRILAQLLRPQDFLILNEKHPQDVDTLRSAMRGTSAAVHARDAYEFWLAMLPTRSPRGVVVVDPPYEQTDERARITATLAAAHRKWAHGVTVIWYPLKDRATQSRWKQQLRRLGIPKFLCVEHWLYDSDQPGSYNGAGLFIVNPPYAFSQALPPLLEALRAALAPEGHRGEITADWLND
- the ftsE gene encoding cell division ATP-binding protein FtsE; translation: MTTAGPGEIVHFDNVGLRYGTDREVLSDVSFTLFPGSFYFLTGASGAGKTSLLKLLYLAQRPSRGMIRMFGTDAITLPRDRLPGFRRRLGVVFQNFRLVEHLSAYDNVALPLRVAGVAERELTKPVTDMLEWVGLADRMQARPAQLSGGEQQRVAIARAVIGRPELLVADEPTGNVDPDMAVKLLRLFEALNRLGTTVVVATHDVHLLKKVPDSLIMRLDKGRLSDPTGALRYPPRPRSMQG
- a CDS encoding DUF4118 domain-containing protein: MRDAPTVVSDLDRSIGMKLAAYCGALLLVVLSTAFGLYLASRWGNSPVVMLYLLPVLGAAIYGGLGPGLVAAVASALAYNYWFTEPLHTFEIHAAADVVTVVVLFLVAVVCSQLASSVRRQAQLASQHAARNAMIAGFARRLLSARSETQVAEASALRLAELFDCHVVVLGQNDDGELLAQSSAEAALSPSDLAAASFTLQSGERSGRGEKRAPQADWQFHVVTADGQVVAVVGLARTDGTPPVRDDGLLLFESLTDQMALALDRARLDGEARESAALRLRDKIRSALLTSIGDDVKPSLKAIQGAVRALRREGSANKALVTQLDAEVTRVERHIDNLVDVGPAEQYEAIELGELSIDLHRRKVLRGGEAVRLTPKEFAVLAELAKHTGRVLTHTQLLRAVWGPAQQDHVDYLRVAVGALRKKLECDPARPKLILNEPGVGYRLVAQSPAKSPTG